From a region of the Kiritimatiellales bacterium genome:
- a CDS encoding PfkB family carbohydrate kinase, giving the protein MKILCCGFFPALQRTIEYSSFRTGEVNRAKKVSVTASGKVANVARVVKQLGGDPLLLSFIGGATGETVKQLLAKEQVDCRWIATAAATRICQTLLSDDSDEMTELVENSDSLSAAEWKALIKAFQSVENEFEQIIISGTLPPHAPETVYAELLAHTAGRKVLIDSHGAPLLATLERRPAIVKINAEELCKTIQPPDGKIKTAAKELLARGAGAVGITQGGDCALLFTPDAEYIFEIPAIDAVNPIGSGDSVSAGMAFALAKGSSLVEAFIFGLACGTSNAMNLEPGKINPEQIASLIPGIKTTDFH; this is encoded by the coding sequence ATGAAAATTTTGTGTTGCGGATTTTTCCCGGCGCTGCAGCGCACGATCGAATACAGCTCGTTTCGCACCGGCGAGGTGAACCGCGCGAAAAAAGTGTCGGTTACGGCGAGCGGAAAGGTGGCGAATGTAGCGCGTGTCGTAAAACAGCTGGGCGGCGATCCGCTGCTGCTCAGCTTTATCGGCGGCGCCACCGGCGAAACAGTTAAACAGTTACTTGCTAAAGAACAGGTTGACTGCCGGTGGATTGCAACCGCGGCCGCAACACGAATCTGTCAAACGCTGCTTTCTGATGATTCCGATGAAATGACGGAACTGGTGGAAAATTCTGATTCTCTGAGCGCAGCGGAATGGAAGGCGCTGATCAAAGCATTTCAGTCCGTTGAAAATGAATTTGAGCAGATTATTATTTCCGGCACATTGCCGCCGCACGCACCGGAAACTGTTTACGCCGAACTGCTGGCGCATACCGCCGGAAGAAAAGTGCTCATCGACAGTCATGGCGCGCCGCTGCTCGCCACGCTTGAGCGCCGCCCGGCGATTGTAAAAATCAACGCCGAAGAATTATGTAAAACCATTCAACCGCCGGATGGTAAAATTAAAACCGCCGCCAAAGAACTGCTGGCGCGCGGCGCCGGCGCAGTGGGAATTACGCAAGGCGGCGATTGTGCACTGCTGTTTACGCCGGATGCGGAATACATATTTGAAATTCCGGCGATAGATGCGGTGAATCCAATCGGCAGCGGCGATTCCGTCAGCGCCGGGATGGCTTTTGCTCTCGCTAAAGGTTCATCGCTCGTCGAAGCGTTCATTTTCGGGCTCGCCTGCGGAACATCCAATGCAATGAATCTTGAGCCGGGTAAAATTAATCCCGAACAAATCGCATCACTTATCCCGGGAATTAAAACCACTGATTTTCATTAA
- a CDS encoding TIGR01212 family radical SAM protein (This family includes YhcC from E. coli K-12, an uncharacterized radical SAM protein.): MFTDYKTWSKKRYGMPLFRVPVEIASSCPHGRCAFCPASGAKAQQIQKQAAPLEQIEAAIKFSKRRYRAQKMMLYVQAFTADLTDPAQQQQILKCLVNYKFEAVSIGTRPDCLSNDALEFLERLKSFGEVWIELGIQTTNDDTLTRMNRGHDWQCSKDAILKLAACGVQVAAHVIIGLPGENSDDWNRTAGELAQLPIAGIKIHNLHITKGTRLAEEFSSAPFPLLNHWEYAEALLEFLRRIPAHVPVMRIFTDTPQEELIAPQWHVEKGQFLDYVSRQMIMRDIRQGDLDWNNGTKECWNDENFDNPLFHHSNIPVLTDDGSITFFSTDWKEHYHTKTGARLEAEKKFVEPSKLKERLNSGDVHLLDVCFGLGNNSLAAVSAGRGGSMSRPCGALSGHALPKLKITALEMDKRIVRAAAKNFIPEKSDPADWRKILSELLQFNKSEIGNHKLEILFGDARWLIQNLPDHSFEVIFHDPFSSQHCPELWTVEFFRQLFRVLKPDGVLLTYSSSLPVRGAMHEAGFFTAETLPGNLMSNGTIAAKTIEPLAGFRIIEKEYSRRSTPYYDPHLCDTSKTILRRRQEMIENR, encoded by the coding sequence ATGTTTACGGATTATAAAACATGGTCGAAGAAACGGTACGGGATGCCGCTGTTTCGAGTGCCGGTGGAAATTGCATCATCGTGTCCGCATGGACGTTGCGCGTTCTGTCCAGCGTCCGGCGCCAAAGCTCAGCAGATTCAAAAACAAGCCGCTCCGCTTGAACAGATCGAGGCGGCAATTAAATTTTCGAAACGCCGCTACCGCGCACAAAAAATGATGTTGTATGTTCAGGCGTTCACCGCAGATTTAACCGATCCGGCGCAGCAGCAGCAGATTTTAAAATGTCTAGTGAATTATAAATTTGAAGCGGTTAGCATCGGTACGCGTCCTGATTGTCTATCCAACGATGCATTAGAATTTTTGGAACGATTAAAATCATTCGGTGAAGTTTGGATTGAACTTGGAATTCAGACAACAAACGATGACACGTTGACACGGATGAACCGCGGGCATGACTGGCAGTGCAGTAAGGATGCGATTCTAAAATTAGCTGCATGCGGAGTTCAGGTTGCAGCACATGTGATCATCGGCCTGCCGGGTGAAAATTCCGATGACTGGAATCGCACCGCCGGAGAATTGGCGCAACTGCCGATCGCCGGAATTAAAATTCATAATCTGCATATCACCAAAGGCACCAGACTGGCTGAAGAATTTTCCAGCGCACCTTTTCCGCTGTTAAATCATTGGGAATATGCCGAAGCACTGCTGGAGTTTTTGCGCCGGATTCCGGCACATGTGCCGGTCATGCGGATTTTTACCGATACGCCGCAGGAAGAATTAATTGCACCGCAGTGGCATGTCGAAAAAGGGCAGTTCCTTGATTACGTTAGCCGGCAGATGATTATGCGGGACATCCGGCAGGGAGATTTGGATTGGAATAATGGAACAAAGGAATGTTGGAATGATGAAAATTTCGATAATCCATTATTCCACCATTCCAATATCCCAGTTCTCACAGACGATGGATCAATCACATTTTTCAGTACAGACTGGAAAGAGCATTACCACACAAAAACCGGCGCACGACTGGAAGCAGAGAAAAAGTTTGTTGAACCGTCAAAATTGAAAGAGCGGTTGAATTCCGGCGATGTGCATTTGCTGGATGTTTGTTTCGGGCTGGGAAACAATTCATTGGCGGCGGTTTCAGCGGGCAGAGGCGGCTCGATGAGCCGTCCGTGCGGCGCGCTCAGCGGGCACGCCCTGCCAAAGCTGAAAATCACCGCGCTGGAAATGGATAAACGGATTGTGCGTGCGGCGGCGAAAAATTTTATTCCGGAAAAATCCGATCCGGCGGACTGGCGGAAAATTCTTTCTGAGCTTTTGCAATTCAACAAATCGGAAATCGGAAATCATAAATTAGAAATTCTTTTCGGCGACGCACGGTGGCTGATTCAAAATCTGCCGGATCATTCGTTCGAAGTGATTTTTCACGATCCGTTTTCAAGTCAGCATTGCCCGGAGCTGTGGACAGTGGAATTTTTCCGGCAGCTTTTTCGCGTGCTGAAACCGGACGGCGTTCTGCTGACCTATTCATCCTCACTGCCGGTGCGCGGTGCGATGCACGAGGCCGGATTTTTTACCGCTGAAACTCTGCCCGGCAATCTGATGAGTAACGGAACGATTGCCGCAAAAACGATTGAGCCGCTTGCCGGTTTTCGAATTATTGAAAAAGAATATTCACGCCGGAGCACACCGTATTACGACCCGCATTTATGCGATACATCCAAAACCATTCTGCGCCGCCGGCAGGAAATGATTGAGAACCGGTAA
- a CDS encoding glycosyltransferase family 39 protein — translation MKNSFRFLKSGLLVIAVILVCRLLSLPLYPLVEPSEARYAAISTHMAFSGDYTVPWIWVDGCLVPFLGKPPLFFWAQAISIFLFGINEFAARLPCLLFGALSIGAMIILLRRFAGNFIPVFAGVITASSVLFLVMAGTVAVDMALVFGVTLASCAYYCWLKSESRRVMYGFSLLVFAGLAITVLAKGLIGIALFGLPVFLWHLIFGEWKRVFFRHAWLGGTLLFALLTLPWFVSVHRALYAMDPSFDFLHYFFVEEHFHRFVSEDYTDLYGNGRVKPRGASILFMFIATLPWSFIPLFWLFNRRPKRLCGRHSCLPCADRNVCTTSVTKNLLWANRDEVFFLLLWLVPVLFFAFARQILITYLLPVIPAFGIWMALMIHARQNGEARSLTIYKTAAGLSAGVFLAIVLLSPFLPVIFYKMNTKKIIAETLRDTPDAEIVVAMKGRFYSPYFYAYRNLYSGPHPATCLVKSNQNTFFSLPCAQKMPTRISTDRIQDLKTYTESVTNTTVRVIIRTENFDHCLPETGARRFSDSCYFRFIPSGDRCRLEYCGPNNAEYERLYTEGIFSVIRPIPQSERKAKANP, via the coding sequence ATGAAAAATTCGTTCCGGTTTTTGAAGAGCGGCCTGCTTGTTATTGCCGTCATTCTGGTGTGCCGGTTGCTGTCACTGCCGCTGTATCCGCTGGTTGAGCCGTCGGAAGCGCGCTACGCCGCAATCTCAACACACATGGCGTTTTCCGGCGATTACACGGTACCGTGGATTTGGGTGGACGGCTGTCTGGTTCCGTTTCTCGGCAAACCGCCGTTATTTTTCTGGGCACAGGCAATTTCAATTTTTCTGTTTGGAATTAATGAATTTGCAGCGCGCCTGCCGTGCCTATTGTTCGGTGCACTATCCATCGGTGCAATGATTATTCTGCTCCGCCGTTTTGCCGGAAATTTTATTCCGGTGTTCGCCGGCGTGATTACCGCTTCGTCTGTTTTATTTCTGGTGATGGCGGGAACGGTGGCGGTGGATATGGCGCTGGTGTTCGGCGTAACGCTGGCTTCTTGTGCGTATTACTGCTGGCTGAAAAGTGAATCACGGCGCGTGATGTACGGCTTCAGTCTGTTAGTGTTCGCCGGACTCGCAATCACAGTGCTCGCCAAAGGACTCATCGGAATTGCACTGTTCGGCCTGCCGGTTTTTTTGTGGCATTTGATTTTCGGCGAATGGAAGCGAGTGTTTTTCCGGCACGCATGGCTCGGCGGCACACTTCTTTTTGCACTGCTTACGCTGCCGTGGTTTGTGTCGGTTCACCGCGCGCTGTACGCGATGGATCCGTCGTTTGATTTCCTGCATTATTTTTTTGTTGAAGAACATTTCCACCGGTTTGTATCGGAAGATTACACTGACTTATACGGCAACGGCCGGGTAAAACCGCGCGGCGCATCGATTCTGTTTATGTTTATCGCCACACTGCCGTGGTCGTTCATTCCGCTGTTCTGGCTGTTTAATCGGAGGCCGAAAAGATTGTGTGGCAGACATTCCTGTCTGCCATGCGCAGACAGGAATGTCTGCACCACATCCGTCACCAAAAATCTACTATGGGCGAACCGCGATGAAGTGTTTTTCCTGCTGCTTTGGCTTGTGCCGGTTTTGTTTTTCGCATTCGCGCGACAGATTTTAATCACCTATCTGCTGCCGGTGATTCCGGCGTTCGGAATCTGGATGGCACTGATGATTCATGCGCGGCAGAACGGTGAAGCACGTTCGCTGACGATTTATAAAACCGCCGCCGGATTAAGCGCCGGTGTTTTTCTGGCCATTGTTCTGCTGAGTCCGTTTCTGCCGGTGATTTTTTATAAAATGAATACTAAAAAAATTATTGCGGAAACATTGCGCGATACCCCCGATGCGGAAATTGTGGTGGCGATGAAGGGCCGGTTTTACTCGCCGTATTTTTATGCTTACCGGAATTTGTACAGCGGCCCGCATCCGGCGACCTGCCTGGTTAAATCAAATCAGAACACATTTTTTTCATTGCCGTGCGCGCAGAAAATGCCGACGCGAATTTCGACCGACCGGATTCAGGATTTAAAAACGTATACGGAATCGGTTACGAACACGACCGTCCGCGTAATTATCCGCACCGAAAACTTTGATCACTGTCTGCCGGAAACCGGCGCTCGCCGGTTTTCCGATAGTTGCTATTTTCGATTTATCCCTTCCGGCGACCGCTGCCGGCTCGAATATTGCGGCCCCAACAACGCGGAGTACGAGCGCCTCTACACGGAAGGGATTTTTTCTGTCATCCGTCCCATTCCTCAATCCGAACGTAAAGCAAAGGCAAATCCATAA
- a CDS encoding LacI family DNA-binding transcriptional regulator — MKAIAQEAGISIMTASRALNGTGHVAKDTAERIRQIANRHKYRPNLLIRGVQTGCTMNIGVIFPADIGFYTEVLAGIHDTLLKHEYSIQLSLIKQHLGELAIRQEHQQLLRLLDLRVDGIILRPVNDDASDIYFKEVFERGVPLVTIDRNLEKVHCDFVGSNDFEAGQQAATFLMSKGHRKFLLVASGDIVSTGRDRRDGFLSIASKTKDVEVSVINETDFEYHDDDVLAALKNNPEITAAFCVKDSFAAGLYNTVLKSGFKIPKDISILGFGNLDMGPYLNPPLSTFDQHPVELGNVAAKLLLKRIQHSPAKLRWQNKIIPADILNRQSIATL; from the coding sequence TTGAAAGCTATTGCACAGGAAGCCGGCATATCCATCATGACTGCGTCCCGCGCGTTAAATGGAACAGGTCATGTTGCGAAAGACACCGCCGAGCGAATCAGACAGATTGCGAACAGACATAAATATCGTCCTAATCTTTTAATCCGCGGGGTTCAAACCGGATGCACCATGAATATTGGAGTCATTTTTCCGGCAGATATTGGTTTCTATACAGAAGTATTGGCTGGAATTCATGATACTCTGCTTAAACATGAGTACAGCATTCAGCTTAGTCTGATTAAGCAGCATTTAGGCGAACTGGCTATCCGGCAGGAACATCAACAACTTCTGCGATTATTAGACTTGCGCGTTGACGGAATAATTCTGCGTCCTGTTAATGACGATGCTTCAGATATTTACTTTAAGGAGGTTTTTGAACGAGGTGTTCCCCTCGTCACAATAGATCGCAACCTCGAAAAGGTTCATTGCGATTTCGTAGGCAGCAATGACTTTGAAGCAGGACAGCAAGCCGCCACCTTTCTTATGTCAAAAGGACATCGAAAATTCCTTTTGGTGGCATCCGGTGATATTGTCAGCACTGGACGGGATCGCCGGGATGGCTTTTTAAGTATTGCTTCCAAGACAAAAGATGTTGAAGTTTCTGTTATCAACGAAACCGATTTTGAATATCACGATGATGATGTGCTTGCGGCGCTGAAAAACAACCCTGAAATTACAGCAGCGTTCTGTGTTAAAGATTCTTTTGCTGCCGGCCTGTATAACACAGTTCTCAAATCCGGTTTTAAAATTCCTAAGGATATTTCCATTTTAGGATTTGGAAATCTCGATATGGGTCCGTACCTGAACCCTCCTCTCTCCACGTTTGATCAACACCCTGTTGAATTGGGAAATGTTGCTGCAAAATTGCTGCTCAAAAGAATACAGCATTCTCCGGCAAAACTTCGCTGGCAAAACAAGATCATCCCTGCAGACATTCTTAATCGTCAATCAATTGCGACTTTGTAA